The following DNA comes from Ricinus communis isolate WT05 ecotype wild-type chromosome 10, ASM1957865v1, whole genome shotgun sequence.
ACTGTTCATATTTGgacaaaaaaattttagttgGTTAAATTGTTTTAGGTGAGTTAAAGCTTTTCACTTAAAGAATCtgaaaatggaaaaacaaAAGTTTCCTTCTTTAGAACTTTCACTTCAGTCTGCAATTTCTAGGAAGGCGCATTGTTGAGttatggattttaatttgttgtaACTTAATGGTATTTGTTAAGCTCCTTTGTTAGCAAGGAAATTTTACCCTGATTTACGCAGATTAACCAAATTGTAACATAGTCGAGCCAATACTGGGTTCTTTTAATGCTAGGTGGAGctcaatttttcattaatttattggtGTGGGAGTTGTTGTTAGTTGACGAATTATGTTAAGGCGTTTGGAGTGACACGTATGATCCTGAAAATGGTAGCATTTTTTTATGGGAAGCATTCTATGTCAATACAAGCTGTCAGTAATCAAGTCATATAATCTTTTGCTCATAGGAGGATCTGCTCAGTTTCACTAGCTTATGGAACAAGAGAATAAGATTAAAGAAGCTGACAAGCCTGCAGAAGCGTCTGCCACGTCACTGGCATCAGAACAAACAAACGAGGAAGCTGCCAGGAAATCACAATCATCTGAAATGAATAACAGGAGAGCGGAGAATCCTGGGGAAGGACCCGTTAAAGCAGAATCATCAAAAAAAAGAACCCCCAAATCACTGAAGGCCAAATCTAAAATCAAGAAGGGATCCCTAGGTGGCATCTCTTTAAAAACCGAGAAAACTAAAGACAATCAACAGTTTTGGGGGAGAAAccgaaagaagaagaataagagtgcaattaaagaaaaggaagaagataACAAAAATGAGTCTGCAAATAATAAGAACCAGAGTTCAAGGGAAgataaaagacaaaagaacAGCGCCCTTGAAGAGCATAGTGGTAAGGGCCAAGGGACCCAAAAGAACCAAGAAAATATTGCTGGCTGTAGTAGAAGCCAACGTAACCAAAAGAGTGAAGATAAGCATGGTGGCCAAGATAAGAGCTCGAGGAATccaaagaacaaaggaaagCTTGATTTGAAGGAAAAGAGCCAAGGAgatcaaaagaagaaagagaagctTGGTGGTTTGATCTTTATGTGTAATTCAAGGACCAAACCAGATTGTTTCCGTTATCAAGTCATGGGGATGACATCAAGTAAAAAAGATCTTGTTTTGGGTGTGAAACCTGGACTTAAGCTTTTCCTGTATGATTTTGATTTCAGACTAATGTATGGGATCTACCAAGCATCTTCTTCAGGTGGAATGAGACTGGAGCCCAAGGCTTTTGGTGGTTCCTTCCCTGTTCAGGTTATGTTTTACTATAACTAATCTAACTTCTTTTGGTAACAATTTCCGTTTTCTTTACCACTTTAGAATTTAGTCAGATCTTCACACTGACATTTCTGAAGTTCAGGTGCGGTTCAGTGTCCATAAGGATTGCGTTCCACTCCCTGAGAGTGTTTTTAAGAAAGCTATAAAGGACAACTATGACGCAAGCAACAAATTTGACATTGAACTTACCATTCCACAAGTGAGAATCTCTGATTTAATGTGCTAATTTGGTGGCATTGCTTCTTAATATTAGCAGTCATGACTTTTCCAATTTTCCCTT
Coding sequences within:
- the LOC8280234 gene encoding uncharacterized protein LOC8280234 yields the protein MEQENKIKEADKPAEASATSLASEQTNEEAARKSQSSEMNNRRAENPGEGPVKAESSKKRTPKSLKAKSKIKKGSLGGISLKTEKTKDNQQFWGRNRKKKNKSAIKEKEEDNKNESANNKNQSSREDKRQKNSALEEHSGKGQGTQKNQENIAGCSRSQRNQKSEDKHGGQDKSSRNPKNKGKLDLKEKSQGDQKKKEKLGGLIFMCNSRTKPDCFRYQVMGMTSSKKDLVLGVKPGLKLFLYDFDFRLMYGIYQASSSGGMRLEPKAFGGSFPVQVRFSVHKDCVPLPESVFKKAIKDNYDASNKFDIELTIPQVRKLSELFRPVAFQSVKLAAVPVHSVPVTTIREREVYDRLRESRPHSDRETFVRVNGDSRRYPVRSHERDQHIEHREVVPIHREEAPHDLYMSEKEYRTYGLQRERRNLTPSHIAASALDRYPRNLEKEHLLRQPAPPHSDTVPVLRESVLADPLYSTQREFCTYNIGGRSELLNAAPSVSAVSSSSAVAALDSYRRDPFNSYQFGTSSASVYSLPPRREEVSLGSYYIDGRRKTYLSEADPLHRRETDPVNKLYLKYGVEPLSDYKQVHEEAKRETVPPPVSSRYSFAGPSVSYR